One Primulina eburnea isolate SZY01 chromosome 4, ASM2296580v1, whole genome shotgun sequence genomic window, atattgatattatcagacaatttcttttatatatttattttataaaatataaaatatatcaaaactaATTAGCAAAAACTCTTATGAGAATGTATCGTAAGTCAATTTATGATATTGATTTTTTACTCGACCTgactaataaaaaaatattgtatatgttaaaattattatttttcactcaAGATACTGACCAAGTCGACTCGTCTCATTAATATGGATATGTGAGGCCATCTAACTGAAGACTTATTAATAATgttgttagtattttttttcttcaaaaatatatCGTAACAAATTTTAAgatagtttttttaaaataataattatttttttatttctaatatttatttatttaatttaatgaatTGCAAAAAAATTGCAAATAATTGAATTGTTCATCATCATTGAGTGTCACCGTAGATTTACGTTTCTCGAATAAATCTGTCtttaatgaaataataaatatttgtactcttatttttaatgtaattattactttaattacatatataaatatatttttgtttaatgttattttaaaatcaatacatttaaataaatatatgagaaatattattattctttaaaataaataaattaataatattaaaaattgaAACATTATTAAATGTAAcattaattcatatttatttattttttaacataaaattttTGGGCGTAAACTTACTGTATATAATAACAATTCTActtttatatgtttttatatactATATAGACATAGATACATAGATTATGATTCAACGTTGGGCCTTCCTTCGTTATGATGATAAACCACAAGGCCGAAATATTAGATTTATTTTGTGTGGGGATATATGTTCATGGAGAACGAATTAGCTTCATTTTTACAACATAATAATGATGATAAATGTCAATCAATAACTAAGAAATTACAATAAAGACAATTTAGAAGTCCATAAATAGTATTCGATAATCGAGATGTCTCAAATTTAGATCGGTTAATCGGTCACTTAAACTCATTTTGAAGTATAATAACCTTGAACAATTGAGTTAATTTGTTTTTGGTAGATGAAGCGCTTACTATTAAGTTAAAAATTATACATGTCAACCAAGATAcaactttatttatttataattgagGTAATGAGAAGCACTTATTGAGGTTAAAGGATCGGTATTGACATAGACTAATTTCGGGGATGTAGTGTCTATTGGATCTGGCTCATATTTCTTATAGACAACTTTATTTCCCACGATGACCACAGGGGCGAGTGGAATTGGTTCGGTAGGCATTATTGTAATTATTTCGCTAAAATGATGGTCATAAGTTTGAACACAAGTTACGCCCACCAGTCATGATAATTTGGGAAAAAAACTAGAAAAATGACGACAACAGTACAAATCAATTAAaacaaatatgatataaaatatcGTTCAAAAATAAGCCTATAGAGCTGAAAAGCATATAAAACAATTGTATCGCTTGAAACAAAGACAAATTTAACTGTAAGATCATGATGTACTTATGATTGTTAATACTTATGGCGTGACCGAGAAGAGAAACACCCTATAAAGGTAGACTGGATACATCAGTATCAGCTAAGTGATCGAAACAGCTAAGCATAAATTTAGcgcataaaaaattaaaatttattataggaGATGAaattatatctatatatattatatctaAAACCACAACATTATAAAAAATGCCCAGTGTAGGCACATCCCACCCGGGTATGTAGCCCGCCCCTGGCGACCATGTCCTTAACAAGAAAATATACCTGTTAAATCAGAGTCTTATTTAGGCCCCCTAGCTACAGATCAAGCATGCGACGTATGAGATTTCGCAGATCTAGCTACTCTCTACTCTACACTTAACCACATCCCCCCCAAAAATTAGAATAGCTTATTGAGTTTTAACTAAGACTTACTATTTCACTTGTTATGATCAAAACTTACTATAGGTCAAAATTATAATTGTTAGCCAAAAGACAACATTATGTCCTTATAGTTTTGGCAGCTCAGAGTGTACCTACTTGGGTCTTATGGGTTGGGTGTTGTTAGGGCCATGAACGGGTATGTCTCCAGCATAGACaatattatttatcaagatTTGATGTCACTCTTTTACGGCTCATCTAACCAACCAATTTGAACGACGCAATGTTAACAGCTTGACGTAAAAGAACTTCCCAAGAGGTTACTCGTCTCAATAGTGCTACCTCATACACGGTTAACctaacatttttattaatataaaacataacgATGAGATTTGAGACTTTAtagttatatttttttaataatcaatATATAATTAAGGTAGCTACTAAATTACACACATACACaaaattcaatcaaatttgaatccAAAACTTTACAAATCATGTCTACCATATATGCAATTTCGTATGTAGTTTCTAAAGAATCGTAAATTGTTAATCTATTTACGATTTTCTTTATTGGTAGCATTTCGTTTAtgtataaatttttatattttgataACTATTGctactaattattatttaatggcTCTTGAAAACACAATTTAGCATATTCTTCAAAAATCAAGTTGATTGTAGTAGCACATTCAATGTTAACAAAACGACTTTCCTTTTGTATAATACAAAATCATGGGATGCAATCAAAACAAAAGATATTTCGACTTATTTAGATTATTTAACATATTGGCAAATTAAAGTATGCAATAAATGAGGAATTATACATGTTTTTATTCGGCATGTTAAAAATGATGAACCCCAAATTATGATATAGCATATTTATTATCGAATTCTTCGAAAAAACCATTATATATTCACTcatatatttatcaatttttttaaaaaaatgagaagCATAATAACCAGGAACAAACCTTTTCACTGCGTAAAAATGGGATCCCACAGACTAAGAAGTCCATAAATAATATTCGAGAATCGAGATGTCTCCAATTTAGATCGATTAAGTCGGTCAATTAAACTCATTTTGAAATATAATAACCTTGAACAATTGAGTTAATTTGTTTTTGGTAAATGAAGCACTTACTATTAAGTTAAAAACTATACATGTCAACCAAGatacaattttatttatttataattgtgACAATGTAGAGTGTATTTATTTGGGTACTAATAGGTCGGGTTGTTGGACCTCTGTTCGACTAATGAGTTTGGGATGTATGTGCCTATTTGTTGGTGTTGTCTCATGACCATGTCTTTAACAAAGAAAATATTACCCGTTAAGATCAGATGTCATTTTTTTCTGTCACACATAGCTAATCAGATCAAGCAGCGCAACGTCTGCAGCGCGGAGTACGAGAATTTCTCAGGAGGCTACTCATCAGTACTACTCTCACTCATACATACTTAACCCAACATTCACCCCCCAAAAAATATAGAAATATGCCTATTGGGAGATTTGAACTCATGAACTCGTTCTGATACTACTTGTTAGGATCAATCACTTATCATTAGGCCAAAAACTATAGCTGTTAGCCAGAGAACAACATTATTTCCTTATAGTTTTGGCAGCTCAGAGTGACGTACTTGAGTTCTATGGGTTAGGACCATGAATACGGGGAGAAACGGGTCTATCTGCTGGTGATGTCTCATTTTCTACCGTCGGCCATGTCTCCAGAACAGACAATATTATCGATTAAGATTTAATGTCACTCTTTTACGGCCCACTTAACTAACCAATTTAAACGGCGGCTTGACGTAAAAGAACTTCCCAAGAGGTTACTCGTAGCAATACTACTATCACTTATACACGATTAACCTAACAtttttagagtaggtctcatgtgagaccgtctcacagatcataatctgtgagacgggtcaaccatactcatattcacaataaaaagtaatactcttagcacaaaaagtaatactttttcacgggtgacccaaataagagatcgtctcacaaatacgacccgtgagaccgtctcacacaagtttttgccacatttttattaatataaaacataacaagATAAGATTTGAGACTTTATTgccatattttttaataatcaatATATAATTAAGGTAGTTACTAAATTACACACATGCACaaaattcaatcaaatttgaatccAAAACTTTACAAATCATGTCTACCATATATACGCAATTTCGTATGGAGtttctaaaataaattgataCTTTCAGATTGccatgagacgggtcaaccatactcatattcacaataaaaagtaatactcttagcacaaaaagtaatactttttcacgggtgacccaaataagagatcgtctcacaaatacgacccgtgagaccgtctcacacaagtttttgccacatttttattaatataaaacataacaagATAAGATTTGAGACTTTATTgccatatttttttaataatcaatATATAATTAAGGTAGTTACTAAATTACACACATGCACaaaattcaatcaaatttgaatccAAAACTTTACAAATCATGTCTACCATATATACGCAATTTCGTATGGAGtttctaaaataaattgataCTTTCAGATTGccatgagacgggtcaaccatactcatattcacaataaaaagtaatactcttagcacaaaaagtaatactttttcacgggtgacccaaataagagatcgtctcacaaatacgacccgtgagaccgtctcacacaagtttttgccacatttttattaatataaaacgTAACAAGATAAGATTTGAGACTTTATTgccatatttttttaataatcaatATATAATTAAGGTAGTTACTAAATTACACACATGCACaaaattcaatcaaatttgaatccAAAACTTTACAAATCATGTCTACCATATATACGCAATTTCGTATGGAGtttctaaaataaattgataCTTTCAGATTGccatgagacgggtcaaccatactcatattcacaataaaaagtaatactcttagcacaaaaagtaatactttttcacgggtgacccaaataagagatcgtctcacaaatacgacccgtgagaccgtctcacacaagtttttgccacatttttattaatataaaacataacaagATAAGATTTGAGACTTTATTgccatatttttttaataatcaatATATAATTAAGGTAGTTACTAAATTACACACATGCACaaaattcaatcaaatttgaatccAAAACTTTACAAATCATGTCTACCATATATACGCAATTTCGTATGGAGtttctaaaataaattgataCTTTCAGATTGCCAAATAAATCTCTCCCCCCCCCCTAtggagtttttaaaataaattgatactTTCAGATTGCCAAATAAATCTCTcccaaataaaaagtaatactcttagcacaaaaagtaatactttttcacgggtgacccaaataagagatcgtctcacaaatacgacccgtgagaccgtctcacacaagtttttgccacatttttattaatataaaacataacaagATAAGATTTGAGACTTTATTgccatatttttttaataatcaatATATAATTAAGGTAGTTACTAAATTACACACATGCACaaaattcaatcaaatttgaatccAAAACTTTACAATTTAAAACAGACTTttcaagtaattaaatattatttaatggatGAAAACGAGAAAATTTATAACCCCGATCCATGCAGTAACATTATTTTCACTTTGAATTGGTATTTTTTCCATCCCCATTTTTGTCAAACAATACTTAGTCTTGGTCAGTTTATTTGTGAAAATATATGTATAGCCAAAAGTGCACATCGTAAATTGTTAATCTATTTACGATTTTCCCCCGAATCGTAAATTGTTAATCTATTTACGATTTTCTTTATTGGTAGCATTTCGTAAGTAGGTTATTTCTTGAAAACACAATTTAGCATATTCTTCAAAAATCAAGTTGATTAATGTTGCAGCACTTTCAAAGTTAACAAAACGACTTTCCTTTTGTATAATACaaaatgagtgagtctcatgtgagaccgtctcacggatcataatctgtgaggcgggtcaatcctacccatattcacaataaaaagtaatacttttagcataaaaagtaataatttttcatagatgacccaaataagagatccgtctcacaaatacgacccgtgaaaccgtctcacacaagtttttgtcatacaaAATCATGAGATGCAATCAAAACAAAAGATATTTCGACTTATTTAGATTATTTAACATATTGGCAAATTAAATTATGTGATAAATGAGGAATTATATAAGCTTTTATTCGGCATGTTAAAAATGATGAACCCGGAATTATGATATTGCATATTTATCATCGAATTCTTCGAAAAACCCATTATATattcattcatatatttatcaattttttttaaaaaaatgagaagCATGATAACCAGGAACAAACCTTTTCACTGCGTAAAAATGGGATCCAACAGACTACCTGCTTAATCACGGTATAATGAACTGAAGCACCCCCCCCCCCTCTCGTCTGACTTACAGAACAAGAACGAGAAAGAAAAGTACTTGAAAAGACGAGAAAGTGCATATGTTAGAAACTCAAAGCACTGAAGGGATCGTCGAACCAACAGTTGTGCCCCGTTTGGCACGCAGCAATTGCTTCCAAGATTTCAACGCacagttaacttgcttgcagaTATCAGATTTAGCAGAGGAAACTGCGGAAACGAAACCCCTTTTCATCTTCTTCAGCCTCCTGCCAATCTTGATTTTTAATCGAACTATTCTAATTCTGAGCCATGATGATGATCTCCTCGTATTGTCTGCTTTCTGCAAAGTCTTGTAAATCAAGAACTGCGCCAGCCTGTGCTGTGTTTCTTGGGGATCTTCTTGTCCAATCCTTGAGTAAGAGTATGGCCTCTTCGAAACAGCCATTTTAACTTGGAGATGGAGAAGCGATCAGGGAAGGTTGTCTTAGACTGCAGGATTTATAGGGAGTAGCTGTatagttatatttatttctataGTTTTAGTTTAGTCttattagaaataaaaaaataataaaattagtctttttaatatattataattataatatgaaTTTATTAAATGACATGAATATTATAATTGATGCATTTATTTGTTATTATCAATAATTAAGGTCTATTAGTTCGTCTAAAAAAGGACTAATAGTATAATAGAGCAGATAATTTTGATAGTATATACGTAATCTATATCAAATATATTGAGTATCAACGTCGAAAGTGGGGTTAGACGTAAAtttaaagagtaggtctcttgtgagacggtctcactaatctttatttgtgagacgggtcaaccctaccgatattcataataaaaagtaatactcttaaacataaaaaataatattttttcatggacggTCCAAATAAGGTagtcgtctcacacaagtttttgctaatTTTAAATCAAACTTCCAATTAAGACAAAAAGTTACTAATATTGCATAATTAGTATTTTATCCGTGTGCATTTTATGTTATGTAATTAATGAATATAATTAATATGTATTAGTATttgaatatttattaaaaattttgatttaataCCTATTGAAtatacttaaattttaaatattgttACAAAAAactattataaaaaatatttatatcattTGAGATAATCTTAAATGAGGAGAACAATTTTTTGCCTTTaaattgagtttttttttattattttggcttAATTAAACTGTCACTaatacaaaaagaaaaagaaaaaatctaaaaaatcatatattattttgtcTATTAAGttctaggcaaaaacttgtgtgagacggtctctcgggtcgtatctgtgagacggatctcttatttggatcacccatgcaaaagtattactttttatgctaaaaatattactttttatgctaaaaatattactttttattatgaatatgggtagagttgacccgtctcacagattatgatccatgagacggtctcacataagacctacTCTAAGTTCTAATTAAGATTATTAATAACAATAGCAATTTATAGACAATCATTATACCAAAATTCACCGATTGACACTTTTTTAAAAagtttgaaaatataatattataaaaaaattatatttgatttaatatattaaaGTGAACTCTCTTCATATCAaattgatattatattatattcaaAAGATAAGTATCTGTATTAAAGTGTGTTTCAGTTTGGTGAAGAAACAGTGCATgtggttgaaaattgtgataTCCGATTGAATTTATTGAGCAGAATTGTGCTGGCCAAGGGGCACaccattttctttcttttacACAGTCAAATAAATACACCGGTTGAACTTATTTGAAAACACTGTACCTCTTCCACAACCCAAAATGTCCAAATTTTTGGTAAACAAAAATATTAGACCAGACACCGACACACAATATTTTGGGCCCTACTGTAATTTTCGTGTACATGCTCTGCTGGAAGACGATAAGATAAGACTTTGAAAGCTAATATTGAGTTCACAAGTCATTCGCCACTCTTTGCTTTTGGAGTTTTGACTCCTAATATTGCTCTATTATGTATATTGTGGGAATATGttttagaaaataaataaacatcaaTCAAACGTGTGCCCATTAGTCTTCATAGTGCGTAACGGTTTGTTGTCTTTTATAGATGTAGTCAAACAatggaaaaaacaaaaaaatctaAATAGAAAAACAGAAAACCAAATCAAACCAAACTGATTTTGGATATAAACATTAAAACTTCAAGTTTATGTGGTTTGATATATGACTGATTAAAACTTCCAAgtttatgtgatttgatttgggATTATATATTTTGTAAGATGATATTTAGTGAACTAAGTATATTTTTGTCAGTTTTAGTTGATTATTACTTGTTAACTCTACATTTTGTGTGTCAAAACCGAACAACTGATGAACACCCTAGGTTTTATTACATGATGCTCTACAGTTTTCATGTTTTCTCATTCTTGCTGGGGTGGACTCCGAAAGATTCAAGAGTCTGACAAGAGCAACAGCAACCCTGAAAACAAAAGCCATTAACAGGAAATAGCGATTTTATTCAACAAAACTCGTTCGAGGCATCTTCGTTCTTACCAGATACAAACAAGTGATATATTATGCATCTACATCACGTACAAAGAACAAGCAGGCTCTTTGCAAATGGACTCCGACTCAACACGACACATTTTTACAGATCAAAATTAATTATCAAACAAATATCTAGTGGTTTAAGAAACATACGAGTGTCGTAGTGTCGTTTCTTTACAGTTGTTGCAGCTTAACCAACCGATCCTTCCAGTTTCAAGCTCAAGAGCTGGTTGACCTCGGCGCCAAATTCATCTGGAAGTTCATTGAAGACGTCCCGGCAGAACCCAGAGATCATGGAAGCCATCGctttctcataatcaatacctcTTTGTCGGAAGTAAAATAACTGGTCATCACCAATCTTCGAGGTGGTGGCTTCATGTTCCACACGAGCTGAAGGGTTTTTCGCCTGTTAAGAGAACAAGTTGAGTTGATAGACAACCTTAGAATCTAAAAAGAAACTTCTGGATTAGTTTTGTGATGGTTCCAGCTTTTACATTTCAGGCGTAATAGCTAATTATACTATCAAACTTTTGGGACACACATGAACGAGCACCATACCTACAATATCTTCAAAAACCAAGAATATATGAGCAAATTCAATCCCCTTCCCTAGACACGAAAACCTAAGACAACTAAAATCCAGGAAGCTTAGAGCTGTATCTTGCCCGTTGTCACCAGGACTATTGCACCCTCAACAAACAGAGACAAGATATGAGATATTGAGATTACTATTATCATATCACCTTACCACACTCAATATGAGCGTcggataaaatttatttatttccaCAAAATTCCCAAACTATCCAAATTAAAACAGCAAAGATATACCAGGTGAGAATGTAAAGGAAAAGAATAAACAAATTCAGTAGGAGCTtataattttgaatttcaaTTTCGACCACATCATTCCAACATCAAAATGGAGCCCAGATCATGAAACAAAACCAACTGAGGTGCAAGGGTCCAATCACTACGTGCCAATCTTTAATACAAAACCAATTAGACCAGCTTGAACAATCACATATCAAACCAACAAAaccatacaaaagaaaagaacgTAACATCTAGAGCAAACAAAATGCAGAGAATTTCAAATAAATACCTGAATATATGGATAAGTATTGGCAGCTGCATTACTTCCGATAAGCATAGAGTCGCATTGAGAGGAATTCCGAGCGTTATCTGCATTGGACAATACTTGGACTAGACCTCTATAACAATTCCTTGAATGCCCAGCAGAAATTCCTTTCGAAATGATTCTACTCTTAGTATTCTTCCCTTTATGTATCATCTTTGTCCCCGTATCAGCCTGCTGATAGTTATTGGTCAATGCCACAGAATAAAATTCACCAACAGATTCATCACCCTCTAAGACAACACTTGGGTACTTCCACGTAATAGCAGAACCCGTCTCAACTTGTGTCCAGGATATCCTGGATCGAGCTCCAGCACACAAACCTCTCTTGGTCACAAAATTATAGATCCCTCCTCTCCCCTGAGCATCGCCCGCATACCAATTCTGAACCGTGGAATACTTAATCTCGGCACCGGCATGGCAATACAACTCCACCACTGCTGCATGTAACTGATTAGTATCATATGAAGGAGCAGTGCACCCCTCTAAGTACTCCACTGAACTTCCTTCATCTGCAACTATCAAGGTCCTCTCAAACTGCCCAGTTTCCAAGGCATTTATCCTAAAATATGTCGAGATTTGCATAGGACACTTTGTGTTCTTAGGTATGTAAACAAACGAACCATCACTAAACACTGCTGAATTCAAAGCTGCATAAAAGTTATCATCTGCAGGGACAATTCTCCCCAAATACTTTCTAACCAAATCTGGATACTCTTTGACAGCTTCAGAAATAGAGCAGAAGATCACGCCAGCCTTCTCTAAAGTCTTCCTATGTGTAGTGGCAATAGAAACACTGTCAAGAACCGCATCCACCGCTACGTTAGCCAATCGATTCCTTTCATTCAAAGGAATCCCGAGCTTATCAAAGTATCTGACAAGCTCCGGGTCAGCCTCATCAAGACTATTCAAAGTTGGCTTCTTTATTGGCTCAGAATAATAACAGAGATCTTGAAAATCAATTCTAGGGTACTGATTATCAGACCATTTAGGCTCTTTCATATTGCAAAATCTCTCATAAGATTTCAATCTAAACTTCAACATCCAATCGGGCTCACCCTTTCTTGAAGAAATTAACCTAACAGTTTCCTCAGAGAGCCCCTTGGGGATGGAAAATGAATCAATCTCCTGCGTGAAACCCCATTTATAGTCTCTTTTCAAGAATTTGTGAAGTGGGTCATCGTCATCTGCAGTCGATGTATCCTTACTCGGGGAATGGACGGTGGTATGTGAATCATAGCTGACGTCGGCCCTAATCTTGTGAACACCTCTTGAATTGAGGTTTCTGATAAAGGGAGATCTGAGGCTGGAGTGAAATAGAGACCCTTTGGACAGTTCTGATATGGGTTGTGGAGAGAAGGGTGAAATTCCGTTGGAGAGAAGAGCAGCCATTCGGCGGGTTGTGGCGGTGAAGAATGCAAATGGAAATTGTTCAAGGCCACCAAGTTGGAAAGGATTTCTAAAATAATTCGAGTGGTTACTGCGTGCCTTGTTATATATATCGTTCCGTTTCactgcgtgtgtgtgtgtgtgtgtgtgtttttcagATATTTTGGtatgatatataaatattaatctTTTGACGGATATACAAAGATGACGATGAAAAATGGAATATTTGACgaaaatgaaaacaaatatgataaataaaaatgaagACAAAGAATATGTAATCTTGCCTGAACCCTACCTATTTTCATCCCAGTCCAGAGTGAATTTCAGTGTTTGTCATACATATTTTTCGTACTTAGATTAGATTAGATGTTAACCATTCAAAACTAGAGTTTTATTAATCGAATAAATGTACATGAATActatatgattaaaaataagataatcataaaaaataattgataaatTTCAGCATTAAAGTAAACTTTCAGTACGTTacaaaaagaaaatgtatacttTCAGTATCACCCGCATTACTATGGTTATCATGACAATTAACTGACATTGTATTGAAACAAATACGATTGTATAGTTTTCACCAAAGAAAGTATT contains:
- the LOC140829038 gene encoding iron-sulfur cluster assembly SufBD family protein ABCI8, chloroplastic-like; this translates as MAALLSNGISPFSPQPISELSKGSLFHSSLRSPFIRNLNSRGVHKIRADVSYDSHTTVHSPSKDTSTADDDDPLHKFLKRDYKWGFTQEIDSFSIPKGLSEETVRLISSRKGEPDWMLKFRLKSYERFCNMKEPKWSDNQYPRIDFQDLCYYSEPIKKPTLNSLDEADPELVRYFDKLGIPLNERNRLANVAVDAVLDSVSIATTHRKTLEKAGVIFCSISEAVKEYPDLVRKYLGRIVPADDNFYAALNSAVFSDGSFVYIPKNTKCPMQISTYFRINALETGQFERTLIVADEGSSVEYLEGCTAPSYDTNQLHAAVVELYCHAGAEIKYSTVQNWYAGDAQGRGGIYNFVTKRGLCAGARSRISWTQVETGSAITWKYPSVVLEGDESVGEFYSVALTNNYQQADTGTKMIHKGKNTKSRIISKGISAGHSRNCYRGLVQVLSNADNARNSSQCDSMLIGSNAAANTYPYIQAKNPSARVEHEATTSKIGDDQLFYFRQRGIDYEKAMASMISGFCRDVFNELPDEFGAEVNQLLSLKLEGSVG
- the LOC140830299 gene encoding uncharacterized protein codes for the protein MAVSKRPYSYSRIGQEDPQETQHRLAQFLIYKTLQKADNTRRSSSWLRIRIVRLKIKIGRRLKKMKRGFVSAVSSAKSDICKQVNCALKSWKQLLRAKRGTTVGSTIPSVL